The Klebsiella sp. RHBSTW-00484 genome includes a window with the following:
- the cadC gene encoding lysine decarboxylation/transport transcriptional activator CadC — protein MQQPVVRVGEWLVTPSVNQISRKGRQLTLEPRLIDLLVFFARHPGEVLSRDELIDNVWTRNVVTSHVVTQSISELRKSLKDGDDSSLEYIATVPKRGYKLTVPVIWCTEEGEELTPVIPAETAMAISETPTHSPQPDAVTPEIAPPAKPEKRKRISTFIVWGLFLLALGSCVALVALSTLESRPPVTKTRLLLNPRDVDIHLINGNTCNNWASQHSYAIGLGSLITTSLNTFSTFMVHDKTNYNINEPSSSGKTLTIEFVNQRHYRAQQCFMSVKVVDNADGSTMMDKRYFVTNDNQLSIQNDLLSSLSEALKQPWPARMQEMLKQYQPSQSMALTHFYQAHQLLMYGDVDSLGKASILLEDVNKQSPDFTYAYAEKALVDVLRHSQQPLDEKQLADLYSEITRVGNMPGIKDMAVFYQIKTVDMLGKGKVDEAYNAINTGIDLEMSWMNYVLLGKVYEMKGQNREAADAYLTAFNLRPGENTFYWIENAVFQTSVTRVVPYLDNFLSSE, from the coding sequence ATGCAACAACCTGTTGTTCGCGTTGGAGAATGGCTGGTTACTCCCTCTGTTAACCAAATTAGCCGCAAGGGGCGTCAGCTAACTCTCGAACCGCGCTTAATCGATCTTCTGGTTTTCTTTGCCCGTCACCCTGGTGAAGTGCTCAGCAGGGATGAGCTTATCGACAACGTCTGGACCCGTAACGTTGTTACCAGCCACGTCGTGACGCAAAGCATTTCCGAGTTACGTAAATCGCTAAAAGATGGCGACGATAGCAGCCTTGAATACATTGCTACCGTGCCCAAACGTGGTTATAAGCTGACGGTGCCGGTTATCTGGTGTACGGAAGAGGGGGAGGAACTGACGCCGGTGATTCCTGCAGAAACCGCGATGGCGATATCGGAAACGCCGACGCACTCTCCACAACCGGATGCGGTTACGCCGGAGATTGCGCCGCCCGCAAAACCTGAAAAACGTAAGCGGATTAGCACCTTTATCGTCTGGGGGCTGTTCCTGCTGGCCCTCGGCAGCTGCGTGGCGTTGGTGGCGCTATCGACCCTTGAGTCGCGCCCCCCGGTGACTAAAACGCGGTTGCTGCTTAACCCGCGCGATGTCGATATTCATCTGATCAATGGCAATACCTGCAACAACTGGGCATCACAACACTCCTACGCCATTGGCTTAGGGAGCTTGATCACCACCTCGCTGAACACCTTCTCCACCTTTATGGTGCACGATAAAACCAACTACAACATTAATGAGCCGAGCAGTTCCGGAAAAACGCTGACCATTGAGTTTGTCAACCAGCGCCACTATCGCGCTCAGCAGTGCTTTATGTCGGTCAAAGTGGTGGATAACGCCGACGGCTCAACGATGATGGATAAGCGCTACTTCGTCACCAACGACAACCAGCTGTCGATTCAAAACGACCTGCTGAGCAGCCTGTCGGAGGCGCTGAAACAGCCGTGGCCAGCGCGAATGCAGGAGATGTTGAAACAATATCAACCCTCGCAAAGTATGGCGCTCACGCATTTCTATCAGGCCCATCAGCTATTAATGTACGGCGATGTCGATTCCCTCGGCAAGGCCAGCATTCTGCTCGAAGATGTGAATAAACAGTCGCCGGACTTTACTTATGCTTATGCGGAAAAAGCGCTGGTAGATGTATTACGCCATTCACAACAGCCGCTGGATGAAAAACAACTGGCCGATCTTTATAGCGAAATAACCCGAGTGGGTAATATGCCCGGGATTAAAGATATGGCAGTATTCTATCAAATTAAAACAGTCGATATGCTGGGCAAAGGAAAGGTGGATGAAGCCTACAATGCCATTAATACCGGCATTGACCTGGAAATGTCGTGGATGAACTATGTGCTGCTCGGTAAGGTCTACGAAATGAAAGGCCAAAACCGGGAAGCGGCTGATGCTTATCTCACTGCGTTCAATTTACGTCCAGGTGAGAATACGTTTTACTGGATTGAAAATGCGGTATTTCAGACCTCAGTGACCCGCGTTGTTCCCTATCTCGATAACTTCCTCTCTTCAGAATAA
- the cadB gene encoding cadaverine/lysine antiporter, translating to MSSAKKIGLFACTGVVAGNMMGSGIALLPANLASIGSIAIWGWVISIIGAMSLAYVYARLATKNPQQGGPIAYAGEISPAFGFQTGVLYYHANWIGNLAIGITAVSYLSTFFPVLNNPIPAGIACIAIVWIFTFVNMLGGTWVSRLTTIGLVLVLIPVVMTAVIGWHWFDVATYQANWNTSTTTDSHAVIKSILLCLWAFVGVESAAVSTGMVKNPKRTVPLATMLGTALAGIVYIAATQVIAGMYPASEMAASGAPFAVSASTILGGWAAPLVSAFTAFACLTSLGSWMMLVGQAGVRAANDGNFPKIYGELDKNGNPKKGLLLAAVKMTVLMVLITLMNSSGGKASDLFGELTGIAVLLTMLPYFYSCVDLIRFEGINIRNFVSLICSVLGCGFCFIALMGASSFELAGTFIVSLIILMFYGRKMHQRQSNNDSADNNTANAH from the coding sequence ATGAGTTCTGCCAAGAAGATCGGGCTATTTGCCTGTACCGGCGTCGTCGCTGGTAATATGATGGGGAGCGGTATTGCACTATTACCTGCGAACCTGGCGAGTATCGGTTCTATCGCCATCTGGGGTTGGGTGATATCTATTATTGGCGCAATGTCTCTGGCTTATGTTTATGCCCGACTGGCGACCAAAAACCCGCAGCAGGGTGGTCCAATTGCCTATGCGGGCGAAATATCTCCGGCATTCGGTTTTCAAACCGGCGTCCTTTATTATCACGCAAACTGGATTGGTAATCTGGCAATCGGGATTACCGCCGTATCTTATCTCTCTACATTCTTCCCGGTACTGAATAACCCAATTCCCGCCGGTATCGCCTGTATTGCCATCGTGTGGATATTTACCTTTGTGAATATGCTCGGTGGGACCTGGGTGAGCCGCCTGACGACAATTGGTTTGGTACTGGTACTTATTCCGGTAGTTATGACGGCGGTTATTGGTTGGCACTGGTTTGACGTTGCCACCTATCAGGCGAACTGGAATACCTCTACTACGACAGATAGCCACGCGGTTATCAAAAGTATCCTGCTCTGCCTGTGGGCCTTCGTGGGTGTTGAATCCGCTGCCGTGAGCACCGGGATGGTGAAAAACCCGAAACGTACCGTTCCGCTGGCCACCATGCTGGGAACCGCGCTGGCAGGTATCGTTTATATCGCCGCCACTCAGGTTATCGCCGGTATGTACCCTGCCTCTGAAATGGCCGCTTCCGGCGCACCGTTTGCCGTGAGTGCTTCGACTATACTCGGCGGCTGGGCTGCTCCGCTGGTTTCCGCTTTCACCGCCTTTGCGTGTCTGACTTCTCTCGGTTCCTGGATGATGCTGGTCGGCCAGGCCGGTGTACGTGCGGCTAACGATGGCAACTTCCCGAAAATCTACGGCGAGCTGGATAAAAACGGTAACCCGAAAAAAGGCCTGCTGCTGGCCGCAGTGAAAATGACTGTTCTGATGGTGCTGATTACCCTGATGAACTCCAGCGGTGGTAAAGCGTCCGACCTGTTCGGTGAGCTGACCGGTATCGCGGTTCTGCTGACCATGCTGCCTTACTTCTACTCCTGCGTTGACCTGATTCGCTTCGAAGGCATCAACATTCGTAACTTCGTCAGCCTGATTTGTTCAGTCCTTGGCTGCGGGTTCTGCTTCATCGCCCTGATGGGTGCAAGCTCCTTCGAACTGGCCGGTACCTTTATCGTCAGCCTGATCATCCTGATGTTCTACGGTCGCAAAATGCACCAGCGCCAGAGCAACAACGATTCCGCTGATAACAACACCGCCAACGCACATTAA
- a CDS encoding amidohydrolase family protein produces the protein MNRDNSRREFLSQSGKMVTAAALFGGAVPAAYAANSQTPASTCENKSINRIANNHYYLDNVLLESGFEYENGVAVHTRTERQTLEIRDGKIAALLSNKSHPDAALPHYDAGGKLMLPAMRDMHIHLDKTFYGGPWRSLNRPAGTTIQDMIKLEQKLLPELQPYTQAHAEKLIDLIQSKGSTIARSHCNIEPVSGLKNLENLQAVLARRQAGFACEIVAFPQHGLLLSKSEPLVREAMQAGAHYVGGLDPTSVDGAMEKSLDTMFQIALDYDKGVDIHLHETSPAGIAAVNYMVETVEKTPELKGKLTISHAFALAMMNEQQVDEIATRMAAQQITIASTVPIGTLHMPLKQLRDKGVFVMTGTDSVIDHWSPYGLGDMLEKANLYAQLYIRPNEQTLSRSLAIATGNVLPLNDKGERVWPKAQDEASFVLVDASCSAEAVARISPRTATFHKGNMVWGSVG, from the coding sequence ATGAATAGAGACAATAGCCGCCGGGAGTTTCTCAGCCAGAGCGGTAAGATGGTCACCGCTGCCGCCCTGTTCGGTGGGGCGGTTCCGGCCGCCTATGCCGCGAACAGCCAGACTCCGGCGAGCACCTGCGAAAATAAAAGCATCAATCGCATCGCCAACAACCACTACTATCTCGACAACGTCCTGCTGGAAAGCGGCTTTGAGTATGAGAACGGGGTTGCGGTGCACACCCGCACCGAACGGCAAACGCTGGAGATTCGCGACGGCAAAATAGCGGCGCTGCTAAGCAATAAAAGCCACCCCGATGCTGCCCTTCCCCACTATGACGCAGGTGGTAAGCTGATGCTGCCGGCGATGCGCGATATGCATATTCACCTGGATAAAACCTTTTACGGTGGCCCGTGGCGATCGCTGAACCGCCCGGCGGGCACCACGATTCAGGATATGATCAAGCTGGAGCAGAAGCTGCTGCCCGAGCTACAGCCTTACACGCAAGCCCATGCCGAAAAGCTGATCGACCTGATCCAGTCTAAAGGCTCCACCATCGCCCGCAGCCACTGCAATATTGAGCCGGTATCCGGGCTGAAAAATCTCGAAAATCTTCAGGCGGTGCTGGCGCGACGTCAGGCGGGTTTTGCGTGCGAGATCGTCGCCTTTCCACAGCACGGGCTACTGCTGTCGAAATCTGAACCGCTGGTGCGTGAAGCGATGCAGGCCGGCGCGCACTATGTTGGTGGGCTGGATCCGACCAGCGTCGACGGCGCGATGGAGAAATCGCTCGATACCATGTTCCAGATTGCGCTCGATTACGATAAAGGCGTCGATATTCACCTGCACGAGACCAGCCCGGCGGGCATAGCGGCGGTGAATTATATGGTGGAAACCGTCGAGAAAACGCCGGAACTAAAGGGCAAGCTAACCATCAGCCACGCCTTCGCGCTGGCGATGATGAATGAGCAGCAGGTAGATGAAATCGCCACGCGTATGGCGGCGCAGCAAATCACCATTGCCTCCACCGTGCCCATCGGCACGCTGCATATGCCGCTCAAACAGCTGCGTGATAAAGGCGTCTTTGTGATGACCGGTACCGATAGCGTTATCGATCACTGGTCGCCCTATGGCCTCGGCGACATGCTGGAAAAAGCTAACCTTTACGCCCAGCTCTATATTCGCCCCAATGAGCAGACGCTGTCGCGTTCGCTGGCCATCGCCACCGGCAACGTGCTGCCGCTCAACGATAAGGGCGAGCGCGTCTGGCCTAAGGCGCAAGATGAAGCCAGCTTCGTGCTGGTTGACGCTTCCTGTTCCGCCGAGGCGGTGGCGCGAATTTCGCCGCGTACCGCGACCTTCCATAAAGGCAATATGGTGTGGGGCAGCGTCGGATAA
- the lysS gene encoding lysine--tRNA ligase — MSEQQAQGADEAIDLNNELKTRREKLAALREQGVAFPNDFRRDHTSDQLHAEFDGKDNEELVSLNVEVSVAGRMMTRRIMGKASFVTLQDVGGRIQLYVARDDLPEGVYNEQFKKWDLGDIIAARGKLFKTQTGELSIHCTELRLLTKALRPLPDKFHGLQDQEARYRQRYLDLISNEESRHTFKVRSQILATMRQFMVARGFMEVETPMMQVIPGGASARPFITHHNALDLDMYLRIAPELYLKRLVVGGFERVFEINRNFRNEGISVRHNPEFTMMELYMAYADYKDLIELTESLFRTLAQTVLGKTEVPYGDQVFDFGKPFEKLTMREAIKKHRPETEMADLDNFDAAKALAESIGVHVEKSWGLGRIVTEIFDEVAEAHLIQPTFITEYPAEVSPLARRNDVNPEITDRFEFFIGGREIGNGFSELNDAEDQAQRFLDQVNAKAAGDDEAMFYDEDYVTALEYGLPPTAGLGIGIDRMVMLFTNSHTIRDVILFPAMRPVK; from the coding sequence ATGTCTGAACAACAAGCACAAGGTGCCGATGAGGCAATTGACCTTAATAATGAACTGAAAACCCGTCGTGAAAAACTGGCTGCGCTGCGTGAGCAGGGCGTGGCGTTCCCGAACGATTTTCGTCGCGATCATACTTCTGACCAGCTCCATGCTGAATTTGATGGTAAGGACAACGAAGAGCTCGTCTCCCTGAACGTCGAAGTCTCGGTTGCTGGCCGTATGATGACCCGCCGTATCATGGGTAAAGCCTCCTTCGTCACCTTACAGGATGTCGGCGGCCGCATTCAGCTATACGTCGCCCGCGACGATCTGCCGGAAGGCGTCTATAACGAGCAGTTTAAGAAATGGGACCTCGGCGACATCATCGCGGCCCGCGGTAAACTGTTCAAAACCCAAACCGGCGAACTCTCTATCCACTGCACCGAGCTGCGCCTGCTGACCAAAGCGCTGCGCCCGCTGCCGGACAAATTCCACGGCCTGCAGGATCAGGAAGCGCGCTATCGTCAGCGTTATCTCGATCTGATTTCCAACGAAGAGTCGCGCCACACTTTTAAGGTGCGTTCGCAGATCCTCGCGACTATGCGTCAATTTATGGTCGCGCGCGGCTTTATGGAAGTGGAAACCCCGATGATGCAGGTGATCCCCGGCGGTGCTTCGGCACGTCCGTTTATCACCCATCATAATGCCCTCGATCTGGACATGTACCTGCGCATCGCGCCGGAGCTGTATCTAAAACGGCTGGTGGTCGGCGGCTTCGAACGGGTGTTCGAGATTAACCGTAACTTCCGTAACGAAGGCATTTCCGTGCGCCACAATCCAGAGTTCACCATGATGGAACTCTATATGGCGTATGCAGATTACAAAGATCTGATCGAACTGACCGAATCGCTGTTCCGTACTCTGGCGCAAACCGTACTGGGTAAAACCGAAGTGCCGTACGGCGACCAGGTGTTCGACTTCGGCAAGCCGTTTGAAAAACTGACCATGCGCGAAGCGATTAAGAAACACCGTCCTGAAACCGAGATGGCGGATTTGGATAACTTCGACGCGGCGAAAGCGCTGGCGGAATCCATCGGTGTTCACGTGGAGAAAAGCTGGGGGCTGGGGCGTATTGTCACCGAGATCTTCGACGAAGTGGCGGAAGCGCACCTGATCCAGCCGACCTTTATCACCGAGTATCCGGCAGAAGTTTCGCCGCTGGCGCGCCGTAACGATGTGAACCCGGAAATCACCGATCGCTTTGAGTTCTTTATCGGCGGGCGTGAAATCGGCAACGGCTTTAGCGAGCTGAACGATGCCGAAGACCAGGCGCAGCGTTTCCTCGATCAGGTTAACGCCAAAGCGGCGGGCGATGACGAAGCGATGTTCTACGACGAAGACTACGTCACCGCGCTGGAATATGGCCTGCCGCCAACCGCCGGTCTGGGGATTGGTATTGACCGTATGGTGATGCTGTTTACCAACAGCCACACTATCCGCGATGTGATCCTGTTCCCGGCCATGCGTCCGGTAAAATAA
- the cadA gene encoding lysine decarboxylase CadA, protein MNVIAIMNHMGVYFKEEPIRELHRALERLDFRIVYPNDRDDLLKLIENNARLCGVIFDWDKYNLELCEEISKLNEYMPLYAFANTYSTLDVSLNDLRMQVRFFEYALGAANDIADKIKQNTDEYIDTILPPLTKALFKYVREGKYTFCTPGHMGGTAFQKSPVGSIFYDFFGSNTMKSDVSISVSELGSLLDHSGPHKEAEEYIARVFNAERSYMVTNGTSTANKIVGMYSAPAGSTVLIDRNCHKSLTHLMMMSDITPIYFRPTRNAYGILGGIPQSEFQHATIAKRVKETPNATWPVHAVITNSTYDGLLYNTDFIKKTLDVKSIHFDSAWVPYTNFSPIYAGKCGMSGGRVEGKVIYETQSTHKLLAAFSQASMIHIKGDVNEETFNEAYMMHTTTSPHYGVVASTETAAAMMKGNAGKRLIDGSIERSIKFRKEIKRLKGESEGWFFDVWQPEHIDGAECWPLRSDSAWHGFKNIDNEHMYLDPIKVTLLTPGMKKDGTMDEFGIPASIVAKYLDEHGIVVEKTGPYNLLFLFSIGIDKTKALSLLRALTDFKRAFDLNLRVKNMLPSLYREDPEFYENMRVQELAQNIHKLVEHHNLPDLMFRAFEVLPAMMITPYAAFQKELHGQTEEVYLEEMVGRVNANMILPYPPGVPLVMPGEMITEESRPVLEFLQMLCEIGAHYPGFETDIHGAYRQADGRYTVKVLKDENNK, encoded by the coding sequence ATGAACGTTATCGCAATCATGAATCACATGGGTGTTTACTTCAAAGAAGAGCCCATCCGTGAACTGCATCGCGCCCTCGAACGTCTGGACTTCCGTATTGTCTACCCGAACGACCGTGACGACTTATTAAAACTTATCGAAAACAATGCGCGTCTGTGCGGCGTTATCTTCGACTGGGATAAATACAATCTCGAACTGTGCGAAGAAATCAGCAAACTGAACGAATACATGCCGCTGTACGCCTTCGCTAACACTTACTCCACTCTGGACGTGAGCCTCAACGATCTGCGTATGCAGGTGCGCTTCTTCGAATATGCGCTGGGCGCGGCGAATGATATCGCCGACAAAATCAAACAGAACACTGACGAATATATCGACACCATTCTGCCGCCGCTGACCAAAGCGCTGTTCAAATATGTGCGTGAAGGCAAATACACCTTCTGTACCCCAGGCCACATGGGCGGTACCGCGTTCCAGAAAAGCCCGGTCGGCAGCATCTTCTATGATTTCTTTGGCTCCAACACCATGAAATCCGATGTCTCGATTTCGGTTTCTGAATTGGGTTCTCTGCTCGATCACAGTGGTCCACACAAAGAAGCGGAAGAGTATATTGCTCGCGTCTTCAATGCTGAACGCAGCTATATGGTGACCAACGGCACTTCTACCGCCAACAAAATCGTCGGGATGTACTCCGCGCCGGCCGGTAGCACCGTGCTGATTGACCGTAACTGCCACAAATCGCTGACCCATCTGATGATGATGAGCGACATTACGCCAATCTACTTCCGCCCGACGCGTAACGCTTACGGCATCCTCGGCGGGATCCCGCAGAGCGAATTCCAGCATGCGACTATCGCCAAACGCGTGAAAGAGACCCCTAACGCCACCTGGCCGGTGCACGCGGTAATCACCAACTCCACCTATGATGGTCTGCTGTACAACACCGACTTCATCAAGAAAACCCTGGATGTGAAATCCATCCACTTTGACTCAGCATGGGTGCCTTACACCAACTTCTCACCGATTTACGCCGGTAAATGCGGGATGAGCGGCGGTCGCGTTGAAGGGAAAGTGATTTACGAAACCCAGTCCACGCACAAACTGCTGGCGGCGTTCTCCCAGGCTTCGATGATCCACATTAAAGGCGACGTTAACGAAGAAACCTTTAACGAAGCCTACATGATGCATACCACCACCTCTCCGCACTACGGTGTGGTGGCTTCTACCGAAACCGCGGCGGCGATGATGAAAGGCAACGCCGGTAAGCGCCTGATCGACGGTTCTATCGAGCGTTCTATCAAGTTCCGTAAAGAGATTAAACGTCTGAAAGGCGAGTCTGAAGGGTGGTTCTTCGACGTCTGGCAGCCAGAACATATCGATGGCGCTGAATGCTGGCCGCTGCGCTCCGACAGCGCATGGCACGGTTTCAAAAACATCGACAACGAACACATGTACCTCGACCCGATCAAAGTCACGCTGCTGACCCCGGGGATGAAGAAAGACGGCACCATGGACGAGTTTGGTATTCCGGCCAGCATCGTGGCGAAATACCTCGACGAACACGGCATCGTGGTGGAAAAAACCGGTCCGTACAACCTGCTGTTCCTGTTCAGCATCGGTATCGACAAAACCAAAGCACTCAGCCTGCTGCGCGCGCTGACCGACTTCAAACGCGCGTTCGACCTGAACCTGCGGGTGAAAAACATGCTGCCGTCGCTGTACCGTGAAGATCCTGAGTTCTATGAAAACATGCGTGTTCAGGAACTGGCGCAGAACATTCACAAACTGGTTGAGCATCACAACCTGCCGGACCTGATGTTCCGCGCATTCGAAGTGCTGCCAGCGATGATGATCACGCCATACGCTGCGTTCCAAAAAGAGCTGCACGGTCAGACTGAAGAGGTCTATCTCGAAGAGATGGTCGGTCGCGTTAACGCCAACATGATCCTGCCGTATCCTCCGGGAGTTCCGCTGGTGATGCCGGGTGAGATGATCACCGAAGAGAGCCGTCCGGTGCTGGAGTTCCTGCAGATGCTGTGTGAAATCGGCGCTCACTATCCGGGCTTCGAAACCGATATCCACGGTGCCTATCGCCAGGCTGATGGTCGTTACACCGTTAAAGTGCTGAAAGACGAAAACAATAAATAA
- the dtpD gene encoding dipeptide permease DtpD, producing MKTPSQPRAIYYIVAIQIWEYFSFYGMRALLILYLTHQLGFDDSHAISLFSAYASLVYVTPILGGWLADRLLGNRTAVIAGALLMTLGHVVLGVESDSIWSLYLALAIIICGYGLFKSNISCLLGELYVVDDPRRDGGFSLLYAAGNVGSIAAPIACGLAAQWYGWHIGFALAGIGMFAGLMIFLSGSRYFRNTRGVDKQALRTVKFVLPTWGWLGVMLCVAPVFFTLLLENNWSGYLLAIVCVFAAQMVARIMIKSPEHRRALWQIVLLMLTGTLFWVLAQQGGSSISLFIDHFVNRRLLNTEVPTALFQSVNAVAVMAAGVALAWLMRPEGSTRSALRVWLKFAFGLVLMGCGFMLLALNARHGAAQGQASMGMMVAGLALMGFAELFIDPVAMAQITRLNMPGVTGVLTGIYMLATGAVANWLAGVVAQQTTESQISDTAIVAYQHFFAQMGEWTLGCVAVIVIIAFVTAFSVGRRRAAAGEVPGGGA from the coding sequence ATGAAAACACCCTCACAGCCGCGCGCGATTTACTACATCGTAGCGATCCAAATCTGGGAATATTTCAGCTTTTACGGCATGCGTGCCTTACTCATCCTCTATCTCACCCATCAGCTTGGTTTTGATGACAGCCACGCCATCAGCCTGTTCAGCGCTTACGCCTCCCTGGTTTACGTTACCCCCATTCTCGGCGGCTGGCTTGCCGACCGCCTGCTCGGCAACCGCACGGCGGTGATTGCCGGCGCGCTGCTGATGACCCTCGGCCATGTAGTGTTGGGCGTCGAATCCGATTCCATCTGGAGCCTGTATCTCGCGCTGGCGATCATCATCTGCGGCTACGGTCTGTTCAAATCCAATATTAGCTGCCTGCTGGGCGAACTTTACGTTGTTGATGACCCTCGTCGCGACGGCGGTTTCTCGCTGCTGTACGCCGCCGGTAACGTCGGCTCCATCGCCGCGCCCATCGCCTGCGGGCTGGCGGCGCAGTGGTACGGCTGGCATATCGGCTTTGCGCTGGCGGGGATCGGTATGTTTGCCGGTCTGATGATTTTCTTAAGCGGTAGCCGCTACTTCCGCAATACGCGCGGCGTCGATAAACAGGCGCTGCGAACGGTGAAGTTTGTGCTGCCGACCTGGGGCTGGCTGGGGGTGATGCTCTGCGTCGCGCCGGTGTTTTTCACTCTGCTGCTGGAGAATAACTGGTCCGGCTATCTGCTGGCGATTGTCTGCGTTTTCGCCGCCCAGATGGTGGCGCGCATTATGATCAAATCCCCCGAACACCGCCGCGCGCTGTGGCAAATCGTTCTGTTGATGTTGACCGGCACGCTGTTCTGGGTGTTGGCGCAGCAGGGCGGTAGCTCGATAAGCCTGTTTATCGACCACTTTGTTAATCGTCGCTTGCTGAATACCGAAGTGCCTACCGCGCTGTTCCAGTCGGTCAACGCCGTCGCGGTGATGGCGGCGGGCGTCGCGCTGGCGTGGCTGATGCGTCCCGAAGGCAGCACCCGTTCTGCACTGCGTGTATGGCTGAAGTTCGCCTTCGGTCTGGTGCTGATGGGCTGCGGTTTTATGCTGCTGGCGCTTAACGCGCGCCATGGTGCGGCGCAAGGGCAGGCATCGATGGGCATGATGGTGGCTGGCCTGGCGCTGATGGGCTTTGCCGAGCTGTTTATCGATCCGGTGGCGATGGCGCAAATCACCCGTCTCAATATGCCCGGCGTGACCGGCGTGCTGACCGGGATTTATATGTTGGCGACCGGCGCGGTGGCCAACTGGCTGGCGGGCGTGGTGGCGCAGCAGACCACAGAGTCGCAAATCAGCGATACGGCGATTGTCGCGTATCAGCATTTCTTTGCGCAAATGGGCGAGTGGACGCTGGGCTGCGTGGCGGTGATTGTCATTATCGCCTTCGTCACCGCCTTTAGCGTGGGCAGGCGTCGCGCGGCTGCCGGTGAAGTTCCCGGAGGCGGTGCCTGA